From the genome of Mycobacterium dioxanotrophicus, one region includes:
- a CDS encoding MmgE/PrpD family protein: MNTTTTAGLPIAPATEQYAPADGFSRTVMAAYENWSYSALPASVVQRIKLFVLDTLGVIAAAADAPGIPEVNHLLLDWESAGPSTVLIGKGRVAPPTAALANGAAAHALDFDDNHDPGRVHAYAVILPAAMAAAEARGGVSGRDLIAALATGVELQARLGLAAPHSMSRGWHPTTVMGALGAAAAAARVLDLRDTQFCDAVGLAFHQASGTRQALNDGVLAKRLGAGFAARNGTAAAYLAAAGLTGPTRFLEGEAGLFQLYERGEVLPDALLQDLGRTWEVMTHSMKPYPCCRCTHNAIAIGQALHREGLSPAEIDSVVIGMSEVNTKIVGEPYDVARDSTIHAQFNACYCFASALIHGRVDVATFQRPQISDPVVSALAARTRVVMDDAIAPGAMSPTRVRILCRDGRRIERVLEFMEGSPEQPMTEDQAIAKFSDCLEMRLGATSFEIDRLAAKILDLETCSDVGDIIAAFPGTPQPR; the protein is encoded by the coding sequence ATGAACACCACAACGACAGCAGGCCTGCCGATCGCGCCGGCCACGGAACAGTACGCGCCCGCCGACGGGTTCAGCCGCACAGTCATGGCCGCCTATGAGAACTGGAGTTACTCGGCTCTCCCCGCTTCGGTGGTGCAGCGGATCAAGCTCTTCGTGCTCGACACCCTGGGCGTGATCGCCGCCGCGGCCGACGCCCCCGGCATCCCCGAGGTGAACCATCTCCTTCTCGACTGGGAGAGCGCCGGCCCGTCGACCGTGCTCATCGGCAAAGGGCGCGTAGCGCCACCGACGGCCGCACTCGCCAACGGCGCAGCGGCGCACGCACTGGACTTCGACGACAACCACGACCCCGGCCGCGTACACGCCTACGCCGTGATCCTGCCCGCGGCGATGGCGGCGGCGGAAGCGCGCGGCGGCGTCAGCGGACGCGATCTCATCGCAGCCCTGGCCACCGGCGTGGAGCTACAGGCCCGGCTCGGACTCGCCGCGCCCCACAGCATGTCCCGCGGCTGGCATCCGACCACCGTCATGGGTGCGCTCGGCGCTGCAGCCGCGGCCGCACGAGTGCTGGACCTGCGCGACACGCAGTTCTGCGACGCCGTCGGACTGGCCTTCCATCAAGCCTCGGGCACGCGGCAGGCGCTCAACGACGGCGTGCTGGCCAAGCGACTCGGAGCGGGCTTCGCCGCCCGCAACGGCACGGCCGCGGCCTATCTCGCCGCAGCCGGATTGACCGGCCCGACCCGCTTCCTGGAGGGAGAAGCCGGACTGTTCCAGCTGTATGAGCGTGGCGAGGTTCTCCCCGACGCGCTCCTACAGGACCTGGGTCGGACGTGGGAGGTCATGACGCACAGCATGAAGCCCTATCCCTGCTGCCGCTGCACCCATAATGCGATCGCCATCGGTCAGGCACTGCACCGAGAAGGCTTGAGCCCAGCGGAGATCGACAGCGTCGTCATCGGCATGAGCGAGGTGAACACCAAGATCGTCGGCGAACCCTACGACGTCGCCAGGGATTCGACGATTCACGCCCAGTTCAACGCCTGCTACTGCTTTGCGTCGGCGCTCATCCACGGTCGCGTCGACGTGGCGACGTTCCAACGGCCGCAGATCTCGGATCCCGTTGTCAGCGCTCTCGCGGCGCGTACCCGGGTGGTGATGGACGACGCGATCGCACCCGGCGCCATGTCGCCGACCCGGGTGCGCATCCTCTGCCGGGACGGACGACGAATCGAACGCGTCCTGGAGTTCATGGAGGGCAGCCCGGAGCAGCCGATGACGGAGGACCAGGCGATCGCCAAGTTCTCCGACTGCCTCGAAATGCGGCTCGGTGCAACATCTTTCGAAATCGACCGGCTCGCAGCCAAGATCCTCGACCTGGAGACCTGCTCGGACGTCGGCGACATCATCGCTGCGTTCCCGGGCACGCCGCAACCGCGATGA
- a CDS encoding ATP-binding protein, with protein MNTADMRSTGDITVSNAPALYGKPVAVLHQAVTPPSLGGAVKPSNPFGYRDSSADIAFALAQAGCDVLTPVGNPRPDVDVDWTYPDTLEGISRAVADGAEILWANTSLFDEHPMAHFGSRVGLYVVGQPLDVVEKFEDKNVCQAAISAIGVPVPMQALVNVETGPAKGQVQDAVSTKGLTFPIIVKPARGRGSAGVKVVDSVAEAAEHIESLVGPKFGNKFLLEEYLSGRELAVTVMPPGTYETADGVRREATHWPLPAIERTGHHGGVMPFSGVVPIQSNSKPAGDDDRLREFSRHAVRVAQFLNATAPIRIDCREDANGVIKAIDINMKPSMTGPGRPGRDQMINLSALSGTEIGWSYTELLAAIAVNAAPVQRIARPAARRRPRSLGHAAVPASTARPRRACHRPGRSTRLR; from the coding sequence ATGAACACAGCAGACATGCGAAGCACCGGCGACATCACCGTGTCGAACGCGCCAGCGTTGTACGGCAAACCGGTCGCCGTTCTGCACCAGGCGGTGACACCGCCGTCGCTGGGCGGGGCGGTCAAGCCTTCGAACCCCTTCGGCTACCGGGATTCATCTGCCGACATCGCCTTCGCGCTGGCACAGGCCGGCTGTGACGTGCTCACCCCGGTGGGCAATCCGCGGCCCGATGTCGATGTGGACTGGACGTACCCGGACACGCTCGAGGGAATTTCCCGAGCCGTCGCCGACGGAGCCGAGATCTTGTGGGCCAACACCAGCTTGTTCGACGAGCATCCGATGGCCCACTTCGGTTCCCGCGTCGGGCTGTACGTCGTCGGTCAGCCACTGGATGTCGTCGAGAAGTTCGAGGACAAGAACGTGTGCCAGGCCGCCATCAGCGCGATCGGCGTCCCGGTACCCATGCAAGCCCTGGTCAATGTCGAGACTGGACCTGCGAAAGGTCAAGTGCAGGATGCCGTTTCGACCAAGGGGCTGACCTTCCCGATCATCGTGAAGCCGGCGCGAGGACGCGGCAGCGCCGGCGTCAAGGTCGTCGACTCCGTTGCCGAAGCGGCGGAGCACATCGAGTCACTGGTCGGACCGAAGTTCGGCAACAAATTTCTGCTCGAGGAGTACCTGTCGGGCCGCGAGCTGGCCGTGACCGTGATGCCGCCGGGGACCTACGAGACGGCGGACGGGGTGCGCCGCGAAGCCACCCACTGGCCTCTTCCGGCGATCGAGCGGACCGGTCATCACGGCGGCGTGATGCCGTTCAGCGGCGTGGTGCCGATCCAGTCGAACAGCAAGCCCGCGGGCGACGACGACCGACTCCGCGAATTCAGCCGTCACGCTGTCCGAGTCGCGCAGTTCCTCAACGCCACGGCACCGATCCGGATCGATTGCCGCGAAGACGCCAATGGGGTCATCAAGGCCATCGACATCAACATGAAGCCCAGCATGACGGGCCCTGGTCGGCCCGGCCGAGATCAGATGATCAACCTGTCGGCCCTGTCCGGAACGGAAATCGGCTGGAGCTACACCGAATTGCTTGCGGCGATAGCGGTCAACGCGGCCCCCGTCCAGCGCATCGCACGACCCGCGGCCCGCAGGCGTCCTCGCTCCCTGGGGCACGCCGCGGTCCCGGCAAGCACTGCCAGGCCGCGTCGGGCATGCCATCGACCGGGACGCTCGACTCGTTTGCGGTGA
- a CDS encoding ester cyclase — protein sequence MSRAQMDSKVDEHFAFEAHDDVEGVLATLAPEVEHDIVGWPAGPSHGREGARDFYESLFADLSDSKVECLRRLYGDRFIVDESMWRGTAPGTPFGLEGRGRPLEFRLLHIIEFAASGDIARENVWIDLAAIIRQLPQD from the coding sequence ATGTCCCGTGCACAAATGGACTCGAAGGTCGATGAGCATTTCGCCTTCGAGGCCCACGACGACGTGGAGGGCGTGCTGGCCACGCTCGCGCCCGAGGTAGAGCACGACATCGTGGGCTGGCCCGCCGGCCCGTCCCACGGCCGCGAGGGCGCCCGCGATTTCTACGAATCACTGTTCGCCGACCTGTCCGACAGCAAGGTCGAATGCCTGCGTCGGCTGTACGGCGATCGATTCATCGTCGACGAATCGATGTGGCGCGGAACCGCGCCGGGCACGCCCTTTGGTCTCGAAGGCAGAGGCCGCCCACTTGAATTCCGGCTTCTGCACATCATCGAATTCGCCGCCAGCGGAGACATCGCCCGCGAGAACGTGTGGATCGATCTGGCGGCGATCATCCGACAGCTGCCGCAGGATTGA
- a CDS encoding TetR/AcrR family transcriptional regulator — MKQGRQPSLEDVAEEARVSRATAYRYFSSVEALLVEAAVDVGVPEPDELFGDDEPTDPVARVQRVDTALHDVIRDNDTSLRMMLVHSLQRNMKGEDDDLPRRQNRRIPLIEAALAPVRDQLPPATVDTLCKALALIIGTEAIVVLDDVLQVDDADARKVKQWAIQALVDAAWASADPH; from the coding sequence TTGAAGCAAGGACGCCAGCCCAGCCTGGAAGACGTCGCCGAGGAGGCGCGCGTGTCACGCGCGACGGCTTACCGTTATTTCTCTAGCGTCGAAGCACTGCTCGTCGAAGCGGCGGTGGATGTCGGTGTCCCGGAACCGGACGAACTGTTCGGCGACGACGAGCCGACCGACCCCGTGGCGCGGGTGCAGCGCGTCGACACCGCGCTGCACGACGTGATCCGCGACAATGACACGTCGCTTCGAATGATGTTGGTGCACAGCCTGCAACGCAATATGAAGGGCGAGGACGACGACCTTCCGCGGCGCCAGAATCGCCGCATACCGTTGATCGAGGCCGCGCTCGCTCCCGTCCGGGATCAGTTGCCGCCCGCCACGGTCGACACGTTGTGCAAAGCGCTCGCCCTCATCATCGGCACCGAGGCCATCGTTGTTCTCGACGACGTCCTACAGGTGGACGACGCGGACGCGCGGAAAGTCAAGCAATGGGCGATCCAGGCGCTCGTGGACGCGGCGTGGGCCTCTGCCGATCCCCATTGA
- the smpB gene encoding SsrA-binding protein SmpB, translating to MVTKKASPAGNKQIVASNRKARHNYTILDTYEAGVALMGTEVKSLREGQASLADAFATVDDGEIWLRNVHIAEYHHGTWTNHAPRRNRKLLLHRREIDNLIGKIRDGNLTLVPLSMYFSDGKVKVELALARGKQAHDKRQDIAKRDADREITRELGRRAKGM from the coding sequence GTGGTGACCAAGAAGGCCAGCCCCGCTGGCAACAAGCAGATCGTTGCGAGCAATCGCAAGGCGCGGCACAACTACACGATCCTCGACACCTACGAGGCCGGGGTCGCGCTGATGGGTACCGAGGTGAAAAGCCTGCGTGAGGGACAGGCTTCCCTTGCCGATGCGTTCGCCACCGTCGATGACGGCGAGATCTGGCTGCGCAACGTGCACATCGCCGAATATCACCACGGCACCTGGACCAACCACGCGCCGCGCCGCAACCGCAAGCTGCTGCTGCACCGCAGGGAGATCGACAATCTCATCGGCAAGATCCGCGACGGCAATCTGACGCTGGTGCCGCTGTCGATGTACTTCTCCGACGGCAAAGTCAAGGTGGAGTTGGCGCTGGCCCGAGGCAAACAAGCGCACGACAAGCGCCAGGACATCGCCAAGCGGGACGCCGACCGCGAGATCACCCGCGAACTCGGCCGCCGCGCCAAAGGCATGTAA
- the ftsX gene encoding permease-like cell division protein FtsX — protein sequence MRFGFLVNEVLTGLRRNVTMTVAMILTTAISIGLFGGGLLVVRLADQSRDIYLDRVETQVFLTDDVSANDPNCDADPCKALRSKLEENTDQVKSVRFLDRDQAYQDAIRKIPQFKDVASKDAFPASFIVKLNNPEQHAEFDKSMIGQPGVRSVLNQKELIDRLFSVLDGLSNAAFAVALVQAIGAVLLIANMVQVAAYTRRTEIGIMRLVGATRWYTQLPFLVEAMLAALIGVIIAVVGLIIVRAAFLERALNQFYQANLIARVDYADILYISPILLFVGVAMAGLTAYVTLRLYVRR from the coding sequence GTGCGCTTCGGCTTTCTTGTCAATGAAGTTCTGACCGGGCTTCGTCGCAACGTCACCATGACCGTTGCGATGATCCTCACCACAGCCATCTCCATCGGGCTGTTCGGTGGTGGGCTGCTGGTGGTGCGGCTTGCCGACCAGTCCCGCGACATCTATCTCGACCGGGTCGAGACGCAGGTGTTCCTGACCGACGACGTCTCGGCCAACGATCCGAACTGTGATGCCGACCCGTGCAAGGCGCTGCGCAGCAAGCTCGAAGAGAACACCGACCAGGTCAAGTCGGTGCGGTTCCTCGACCGCGACCAGGCCTATCAGGACGCCATCCGCAAAATCCCCCAGTTCAAGGACGTCGCCAGCAAGGATGCGTTCCCTGCGTCGTTCATCGTCAAGCTCAACAATCCCGAGCAGCACGCCGAATTCGACAAGTCGATGATCGGGCAGCCGGGCGTACGCAGTGTGCTCAACCAGAAAGAGTTGATCGACCGGTTGTTCTCGGTGCTCGACGGCCTGAGCAACGCGGCGTTCGCCGTCGCGCTGGTGCAGGCCATCGGTGCCGTGCTGCTGATCGCGAACATGGTGCAGGTGGCCGCCTACACCCGGCGGACCGAGATCGGCATCATGCGGTTGGTCGGTGCCACACGCTGGTACACCCAGCTGCCGTTCCTGGTCGAGGCGATGCTCGCGGCCCTCATCGGCGTCATCATCGCGGTCGTCGGGCTCATCATCGTGCGGGCGGCGTTCCTGGAACGCGCGCTCAACCAGTTCTATCAAGCCAACCTGATCGCCAGGGTGGACTACGCCGACATCCTGTACATCTCGCCGATCCTGCTGTTCGTCGGCGTGGCGATGGCAGGCCTGACCGCGTACGTCACTCTGCGGCTGTACGTCCGTAGGTAG
- the ftsE gene encoding cell division ATP-binding protein FtsE: MITLDHVTKQYKSSARPALDDVSLKIDKGEFVFLIGPSGSGKSTFMRLLLAAETPSAGDIQVSKFHVNKLPGRHIPSLRQVIGCVFQDFRLLQQKTVFENVAFALEVIGKRAEVINRVVPDVLEMVGLSGKANRLPSELSGGEQQRVAIARAFVNRPLVLIADEPTGNLDPETSKDIMDLLERINRTGTTVLMATHDHHIVDSMRQRVVELELGRLIRDEQRGVYGMDR, translated from the coding sequence ATGATCACCCTCGACCACGTGACGAAGCAGTACAAGTCGTCGGCGCGCCCCGCGCTGGACGACGTCTCGTTGAAGATCGACAAGGGTGAGTTCGTGTTCCTCATCGGCCCGTCCGGGTCAGGCAAGTCCACGTTCATGCGCCTGTTGCTCGCAGCCGAGACACCCTCCGCCGGCGATATCCAGGTCTCCAAGTTTCATGTGAACAAGCTGCCGGGCCGGCACATCCCGAGCCTTCGGCAGGTGATCGGCTGCGTGTTCCAGGACTTTCGGCTGCTGCAGCAGAAGACGGTGTTCGAGAACGTGGCGTTCGCCCTCGAGGTCATCGGCAAGCGAGCCGAGGTGATCAACAGGGTGGTGCCCGACGTGCTGGAGATGGTGGGGCTGTCCGGCAAGGCCAACCGGCTGCCGAGCGAACTCTCCGGTGGTGAGCAGCAGCGCGTCGCGATCGCCCGCGCCTTCGTCAACCGCCCGTTGGTGCTGATCGCCGACGAGCCGACCGGAAACCTCGATCCGGAGACCAGTAAGGACATCATGGATCTGCTGGAGCGGATCAACCGCACTGGAACGACGGTGCTGATGGCCACCCACGACCATCACATCGTCGACTCGATGCGTCAGCGGGTCGTCGAACTCGAACTCGGCCGGCTGATTCGTGACGAGCAGCGCGGCGTCTACGGAATGGATCGCTAA
- a CDS encoding mechanosensitive ion channel family protein: MTTSNLAATVLAYPMAQRWHDFWHGEFGVWILTKGLRIALLLIGGLLLARFINWAAQKFVRRIDAEYEESDQLVRSESAKHRQAVASVISWVSVAMLFVVVLVEVSDVLAVPIVSLAAPATVIGAALGFGAQRIVQDLLAGFFIITEKQYGFGDLVRLTIAAANEAEGTVEDVTLRVTKLRSSEGEMYTVPNGQIVKSLNLSKDWARSVVDIPVPASADLNAVNDVLHEVADKAADDEELSKLLLDKPQLMGVESIGLDTVNLRMVARTLPGKQFEVGRRLRVRVVRALRRAGVVTPTDGATPTVESIPHPATVPGAEQTPSGRPTRETTS; encoded by the coding sequence ATGACGACGAGTAACTTGGCCGCCACAGTGCTGGCTTACCCGATGGCTCAGCGCTGGCATGACTTCTGGCACGGCGAGTTCGGCGTATGGATCCTGACCAAGGGTCTGCGCATCGCGCTGCTGCTGATCGGCGGGCTGCTGCTGGCCCGCTTCATCAACTGGGCTGCGCAGAAATTCGTACGGCGCATCGACGCCGAATATGAGGAAAGCGACCAGCTGGTGCGCTCGGAGAGCGCCAAGCACCGGCAGGCCGTCGCATCGGTGATCTCCTGGGTGTCGGTTGCGATGCTGTTCGTCGTCGTGCTCGTCGAGGTCAGCGATGTGTTGGCGGTGCCCATCGTGTCGCTGGCCGCTCCGGCGACGGTGATCGGCGCTGCGCTGGGTTTCGGCGCGCAGCGCATCGTCCAGGACCTGCTCGCCGGCTTCTTCATCATCACCGAAAAGCAGTACGGCTTCGGTGACCTGGTCCGGCTGACGATCGCGGCCGCCAACGAGGCCGAGGGCACCGTGGAGGACGTCACCCTGCGCGTCACCAAGCTGCGGTCTTCCGAGGGGGAGATGTACACCGTCCCCAACGGGCAGATCGTCAAGTCGCTGAACCTTTCCAAGGACTGGGCCCGCTCTGTGGTCGACATCCCGGTCCCGGCCAGCGCCGACCTCAACGCGGTCAACGACGTCCTGCACGAGGTGGCGGACAAGGCTGCCGACGACGAGGAACTGTCCAAGCTTCTGCTCGACAAGCCGCAGCTCATGGGAGTGGAAAGCATCGGACTGGACACCGTCAACCTGCGCATGGTCGCCCGGACCCTGCCCGGCAAGCAGTTCGAGGTCGGCCGGCGGCTGCGGGTCCGGGTCGTGCGTGCCCTGCGGCGCGCCGGCGTGGTCACGCCCACCGATGGCGCGACGCCCACGGTCGAGTCCATCCCGCATCCGGCGACGGTGCCCGGGGCCGAGCAGACGCCCTCCGGACGGCCCACCCGGGAGACGACGTCATGA
- the prfB gene encoding peptide chain release factor 2, with the protein MDLDRQADIAALDTTLTTVERVLDLDGLRDRVAKLEQEASDPKLWDDQTRAQKVTSELSHAQGELRRVEELRGRLDDLPVLYELAAEEGGESEIAEADAELNKLREDIEQMEVRTLLSGEYDEREAVVTIRSGAGGVDAADWAEMLMRMYIRWAEQHKYPVEVFDTSYAEEAGIKSATFAVHAPFAYGTLSVEQGTHRLVRISPFDNQSRRQTSFADVEVLPVVETTDHIEIPEGDLRVDVYRSSGPGGQSVNTTDSAVRLTHIPTGIVVTCQNEKSQLQNKVSAMRVLQAKLLERKRLEERAEMDALKGDGGSSWGTQMRSYVLQPYQMVKDLRTEYEVGNPTAVLDGDIDGFLEAGIRWRNRKDDDE; encoded by the coding sequence GTGGATCTAGACCGTCAAGCCGATATCGCCGCACTCGACACCACCCTGACGACGGTGGAGCGGGTGCTTGACTTGGACGGCCTGCGTGACCGGGTGGCCAAACTCGAGCAGGAAGCGTCGGACCCGAAGCTGTGGGACGACCAGACGCGTGCGCAGAAGGTCACCAGCGAGCTGTCGCACGCCCAGGGTGAGCTGCGCCGGGTGGAGGAGCTGCGCGGCCGTCTCGACGATCTGCCGGTGCTGTACGAGTTGGCTGCCGAGGAAGGCGGCGAGTCCGAGATCGCCGAGGCCGACGCCGAGCTCAACAAGCTGCGCGAGGACATCGAGCAGATGGAGGTCCGCACGCTGCTGTCCGGCGAGTACGACGAGCGGGAGGCCGTCGTCACCATCCGGTCCGGCGCGGGCGGCGTCGACGCGGCCGACTGGGCCGAGATGTTGATGCGGATGTACATCCGGTGGGCCGAGCAGCACAAGTATCCGGTCGAGGTCTTCGACACCTCCTACGCCGAGGAAGCGGGCATCAAGAGCGCGACGTTCGCGGTGCACGCGCCGTTCGCCTACGGCACCCTCTCGGTCGAACAGGGCACCCACCGGCTGGTGCGGATCAGCCCGTTCGACAACCAGAGCCGGCGCCAGACCTCGTTCGCCGATGTCGAGGTGCTGCCGGTGGTCGAGACCACCGACCACATCGAGATTCCCGAGGGCGATCTCCGCGTCGACGTGTACCGCTCGAGCGGTCCGGGTGGGCAGTCGGTGAACACCACCGACTCGGCGGTGCGCCTCACCCACATCCCGACCGGTATCGTGGTCACCTGTCAGAACGAGAAATCGCAGCTGCAGAACAAGGTTTCGGCGATGCGGGTTCTCCAGGCAAAGTTGCTGGAGCGTAAGCGGTTAGAGGAACGCGCCGAGATGGACGCGCTGAAGGGCGACGGCGGAAGTTCCTGGGGGACCCAGATGCGGTCCTATGTTCTGCAGCCCTATCAAATGGTGAAGGATTTGCGCACCGAGTACGAGGTCGGTAACCCGACCGCGGTGCTCGATGGAGACATCGACGGATTCCTGGAAGCGGGAATCAGGTGGCGCAACAGAAAAGATGACGACGAGTAA
- a CDS encoding FAD-dependent oxidoreductase, with translation MRPYHVAVVGSGPSGFFAAAALLKFADSTDSAEHRDVRVDMLEMLPTPWGLVRSGVAPDHPKIKTISAQFEKIAHDPRFRFFGNIVVGEHVQAGELAERYDAVVYAIGTQSDRPLGIPGEDLPGSVAAVDFVGWYNAHPHFELMAPDVTNARAVVVGNGNVALDVARILVSDPEVLARTDIADHALSALHAGGVEEVLVIGRRGPLQAPFTTLELRELGDLEAMADVDVIVDPADFADITDEALESAGKTVKQNIKVLRGYAAKEPTGAARRIVFRFCTSPIEIKGDGKVESIVLGRNELVTVSDRVVAKDTGVREELPAQLVVRAVGYRGVPTAGLPFDERSGTIPHTDGRVDGSRNEYVVGWIKRGPSGVIGSNKKDSADTVETLLTDLSSAALSDFGPDHADELAQWLLSRQPLLITDDHWQRIDAHERAAGEALGRPRVKLTNVADMLKISHG, from the coding sequence ATGCGCCCATACCATGTGGCAGTCGTCGGCTCGGGACCCTCCGGGTTCTTTGCCGCGGCAGCGTTGTTGAAGTTTGCCGATTCCACCGACAGTGCTGAGCACCGCGATGTCCGCGTCGACATGCTGGAGATGCTGCCCACACCCTGGGGGCTGGTGCGCTCCGGCGTCGCACCCGACCACCCGAAGATCAAGACGATCAGCGCCCAGTTCGAGAAGATCGCGCATGATCCTCGATTCCGGTTCTTCGGCAACATCGTGGTCGGTGAGCACGTGCAGGCCGGTGAACTGGCAGAGCGCTACGACGCCGTCGTGTACGCCATCGGGACGCAGTCGGACCGACCGCTCGGTATCCCCGGCGAAGATCTGCCCGGCAGCGTGGCGGCCGTCGACTTCGTCGGCTGGTACAACGCGCACCCGCATTTCGAGCTGATGGCGCCTGACGTCACGAACGCCCGCGCCGTGGTGGTGGGAAACGGAAACGTGGCACTCGACGTGGCCCGCATCCTCGTCAGTGACCCAGAAGTGTTGGCGCGCACCGATATTGCCGACCATGCCCTGTCCGCGCTGCACGCCGGCGGGGTCGAGGAGGTGTTGGTGATCGGCCGGCGCGGACCGCTGCAGGCGCCGTTCACCACGCTGGAATTACGGGAGCTGGGTGATCTCGAGGCGATGGCCGACGTCGATGTCATCGTCGACCCCGCCGATTTCGCCGACATCACCGACGAGGCACTGGAGTCCGCAGGCAAGACGGTCAAGCAGAACATCAAGGTGCTGCGCGGCTACGCCGCCAAGGAGCCCACGGGGGCGGCACGGCGCATCGTGTTCCGGTTCTGCACCTCCCCCATCGAGATCAAGGGTGACGGCAAGGTCGAGTCGATCGTGTTGGGCCGCAACGAACTGGTCACCGTGTCCGACCGGGTGGTCGCCAAGGACACCGGGGTGCGTGAGGAGCTGCCGGCACAGCTGGTGGTGCGCGCCGTCGGGTACCGCGGCGTGCCCACTGCCGGCCTTCCGTTCGATGAGCGCTCCGGCACCATCCCGCACACCGACGGCCGGGTGGACGGCAGTCGCAACGAGTACGTCGTCGGCTGGATCAAGCGCGGGCCGTCGGGCGTCATCGGCAGCAACAAGAAGGATTCCGCCGACACCGTCGAGACCCTGCTGACCGACTTGTCCTCGGCCGCGCTGAGCGACTTCGGCCCCGATCACGCCGACGAGCTCGCGCAATGGCTGCTGTCCCGCCAGCCCCTGCTGATCACCGACGACCACTGGCAGCGCATCGATGCCCACGAGCGTGCCGCAGGTGAGGCGTTGGGACGGCCCCGTGTGAAGCTGACGAATGTGGCGGACATGCTCAAGATCAGCCACGGCTAG